The genomic DNA AACGAAGTTCCTTCCAAGACCGTGGTAGACATTCCATTCGAATGGTTTGAACTGGACAAGCATCGTATTTTTAAAGTTGCCGATGACGGAACCGAATTAGGAATTCAGATTGAGGAATCCCTTTCTGATGGCGATGTTCTCGCCGTCAGTCCCGATAAAATTTACGTTGTAAAGATCAACAAGGCAAAGCTGGTTCGCATTCCCGTCAAGACTATGGAAGATATGGGGCGCCTTGGATTTGAATTGGGTAACAGGCATCTTTCCCTGCAAATTACAGAAAAGGATGTCACCATTCCTTATGACGAGCCCACCTTCGAATACCTGGCCCGTTTGGGATTTTTCCCTCAGGTTGTAGAAGATGTTTTTTCTGACTACATCGTCTGCAAGGCACACGGCGCAAGTAACGGCCACCCCCATAGCCACGGTCATGATCATAATGAGCATGGTCATCACCACGAGCACCATCATTAGTACTAAATATGCTAGCCACTCTCCGGATGATTCAGGTTTGCGACAGCCTCTTTCCCATTGGAGCATTCACACTCTCCAATGGTCTTGAGACTTTAATTGCTAACAAGACCATCACAAACGGAGAAACCCTTCAAGAATACGTTTCTAGCTTTTTGAATGTACTTCCCTACAACGATCTAGGCGTTATGATGCTCAGTTATGATCATGCCGCCGATTTTGACTACATTCAAAATTTAGACAGTTTCTCTATGGCCTTAAAAGCACCGGAAGAAGTCCGCACAGGTTCCAAAAAACTCTGCAGCAGATTTTTAAAAATCTATGGCGAATTTGAAGGTGCAAAAAACAACTGCTTTCCATCTCTGGACTTTTATCGAGATGAAGTTTTAAAAAATGGCTCTTGCATCGGAAACCACGCCATTGCAATCGGACTCTTCGCAAACGACATCGGTTTAAACAAGGAAGAAGCCGCAAGCATTTACACCTACAGCTTGCTAAACGCCATTGTCACAAACGGCGTCAAGATGATTCCCCTAAGTCAAATGGTCGGCCAAAAGATTTTAAGCAATTCCCAAAAGAAAATCATCCAAGCCGTTCAGCGAGCCTGCACGCTGGACATGGATGACTTGGGCGTAGGCGGAACTGGCATAGATATTGCAGGAATGAAACACGAAGAACTTTATTCCCGACTTTATATGAGTTAATGAGCAAAATATGAGTTATGTAAAAATTGGCGTAGGCGGTCCCGTTGGATCTGGAAAAACCGCATTGATTGAAAGACTTACCCGCAAGATGAGTAAGGAATACAGCATCTGCGTAGTAACCAACGACATTTACACCAAGGAAGATGCCGAATTTTTAATCAAGAATTCAGCCCTGCCTCCCGAAAGAATCGTCGGTGTAGAAACTGGAGGATGCCCCCATACCGCCATTCGTGAAGACTGTTCCATGAACCTGGAAGCAGTAGACGAAATGGCCCGCAAGTTTCCAGATGTCCAGATTATTTTTATCGAAAGCGGCGGAGACAACCTGTCGGCCACCTTCAGCCCCGACCTGGCCGACGCAAGCATTTATGTTATCGACGTTGCCCAAGGCGAAAAGATTCCCCGTAAGGGTGGTCCCGGCGTTATGCGTTCCGACCTGCTAGTCATCAACAAAACGGACCTGGCTCCTCTTGTAGGCGCAAGCCTTGAGGTCATGGCCCGAGATTCCGAACGGATGCGAGAAGGCCGCAAGTACTTATTCACAAATCTCATGAGCATGGATGGTGTAGATGACGTCATCGCATGGATCAAGAAAGCTGTTCTTTTTGAAGGTATTTAGCCCGTCGAAACATTTACCATTTTTTAAAGGAGTCACTTATGGCATGTTTTGTTGTTCCTGCCGCAGAGGCGTTAATCACCACAGCCGTCACTTTGGTGGTTGAAAAAAAATTCCCCGATAAAGCCCCGTTGCAGGCTCCCCGCCGTTTATCAAAATTGCTGTGGGGCGGTTCCGCTCTGCTTGCTTTTGAGCACTTCTGGCACGGAGAAATTCAACCTTTCTACCCTTTCTTGACTGCAGCACAGGATCCCGAATCCTCGCAAGTCATGATTCATGAAATGTCCACTGTGGGCGTTGGGATGGCTTGCATGGTCACATTGGCGTGGGCGGCCTCCTTGATATTCCTAAAGGTTCGGAAACCATCAAGCAGCCACGCAACAGTCAACCATTCCAAGGGGGCTTAAAATGACTTTACTCATTACCGTTTTCGCAGCTATCATTGCAAGCCTTCTCTGGTTCAACCAGATAAAGACTCATGGCAAGGACACCATGAAGTATTCCACCCTCTGCTACATGTTCTGGGGCGCTTCCCTCATGTGGCTGGTAGACGCTATCGCTGAATACGCAGAACTTGGTGCAGAATACTTTACCCCTGCAGCAGCTGATATGCTGAACGACGCCTTCCTGGGTGTTTCTGTAGTGGCACTTGCACTCGTTATTTGGTTAGCACGTCTCCTCTGGTCCGCAAGAGACCTATGCAGAGCACACTCCGCATAAAGACTTGCCTGCGAAATGGCATGACCGAAATCGGGGACGCTTTCTACACGTCCCCTTACAAGGTTATGCACCCGTTCCACAACGGAAAACACTCAGACATTATGATGATGGCAGCCTCCGCCGGACTTCTCGGCGGAGACCATTTTTCGTTGCAGCTTGAATTCGGCGAGGGTAGCGACGCCACATTTCTTTCTCAGAGTTACGAGAAAGTTTTCAATACCGACGGAAAAATTGCCTCCAAGGATATCGTCATTAACGTCGGGGCCGACGCCCGCGTCAATTACATGCCCTATCCGGCAATCCCTTTTGCCGGCAGCAATTATCAAAGTACCGCCAGAGTCCAGATTCATCCTTCCGCAACATTTTATTACACCGACATTTTCACTTGTGGCCGTACAGGCATGGGCGAATTTTTCGCCATGGAAAAATTCCAAAGCAAGAGTCGCTTTTATGTAGGCGAACATTTAGCCTTTGCCGACCACACCCTGATTGACCCTAAAAAATTCGATTACACGAAAATCGGCTTTTGGGGCAATTACACCCATAACGGAATGTTTTTTGCGTACAGTCCCGAAAAAGAAATGCTTATCCAACTCAAAGAAAAAGTTCGAGATATGGGCAAAAGCTTTGACGGCGTCATTGGAACATCTTTTGCGGAAAAAGGTATAATCATCCGCGCGTTAGCCATGCGTGGCGAAACTATTTGGGAACTATTCAAAAATTTCAACTAGAGAGGGCCCTAACATTTCACTCCTTCCAACTTCATCTTTCGCATTTCCCAATCAGGCATTCTGCGTTCCAGAAGCCTGTAAAAAGCCTTGCCGTGATCATTGTGAACCAAATGACATAACTCATGAACGATCACATATTCAATGCATTCCTTCGGTGCTGCGATGAGTTTTGAATTGAGTGTTAGAATTCCCCCTTTGGAAAGCGAACCCCACCTAGTTTTCATAAAGCGCACTTGCATTTGCAGGGGCGTTTTTACTGCATATTTTACCTTGTAAAAATCAAGAATTTTTCCGAAGTTGAGTACAGCTTTTTCGCGCAACCACTCGTCTAGTAATTTTTTTACAGTATGCGGATTGTCCTGCCTTGCAGAAACAACGACGAATCCACCTGAGATTTTTACAGGTTTATTGCATTGCTCACACGCATCCAAAATTTCAATTTTCAAACGATATCGTCGGCCCAAATATAGATGGGTTTCGCCACTCAAATACTGCCGCGGAGAACTTTTTTGCGGAAACTTCGCAAACCAATCCTGTTTTTCAACGATCCATGCCGCTCGCTTTTTCACCTTAGCGGCAACAAGATCTTGTGACGAACCAACTGGAGCCTTCACCTCAACGGATTGATCAGGCAAGACAGAAATTTCCATGGTCTTTCGTTCACAAAACGCAATTCGATAGGAAATTTGTCGATCACCATAGGCTATGCGATATTCATTATTCATGAGAGCGTCGCCTTGCCACATTCATAATCCTGTCTTCAAACTCATCAATATTTTCACTAGACCAACCTAGATTTTCACGAACTCCAATTTCATCGTACAACAGGTTGTCAAGTTCGTCTCGAACGCGATTTTGGGCGTCCGTATCTTCCCAGAACTGAACCTTGTTATGGTCAATAAAAGCTTGGTCAATAAACAGGGCGGCTTTTACTGCGAAACTTTTGGCTTCGTCTATTGAACATTTATCTTTTTCTTTAAAGGCTGCCAGAGCTACGCCGTAATACGCCGCAGCATCATCGTTCCCTATCAATTCTTCGGGAAGATCATCGCGTTTTTTATTCCGTTCCTGTTCCTGCAATTCCGTTACAGACTTCAAATAAGCGTCATCGGAAATTTTATGTGCCAAGAACTGATCAATAACATCCTGAATCATCTTGGAGAATTTTTCGTAGAATGCAGGATCCTCTTCCATCTTTTCTGAAATGGACTTTTTTAAGGCGTGTGCAATTGCATCGGCGCGGGCAGCCGGAGTTCTGGCGTCGTAACCAGCCTCGCCGTCATGAAAACCTTGGCGGAAAGATTTGTCAAGAATGTTTGTGGGAGCTTGCGTTTGCGTTACGGAATTGGATTTAATATGAGTGTCCAGCAGTTTCTTGATTTTCGGTTCATATTCGCTATAGTCAACATCGTCGGCATAACGATGCTTCACAGACACTCGCAGGTTTGTAAACGCTCTGAATTCCTGACGGTAACGATCGACATCTTTTTTCGGAGTCTTTTCAAGGAATTTTTGAGAGGATATTGCGATGCTCAAGCACTTTCCAAAATCACGCAAGGCCTTGTAGAAATCATTGCGACGTTTTTCATCTGCCAAATGGCGTTCCATCTGTTCTGGGTCTTGCTTGTTCTTTACACCCTTGAAAATATCCCAAACAGCAGAATGCAACTGGGGCAATCTGTCTATTTGTGAGGAAATGTCGGTAAAAGCCCCTTCAAGATCTGCTGGGTCAAATCCTTCCAGGGAATCATACAAGGCTAGAGCAGAATCCAAGTCGTCTCGAACATTGGCGTAATCAACGATGTAACCGAATTCTTTTTCTTTGCCGTCTTCTTCAAAAAGGCGGTTTACACGAGCGATAGCCTGCAAAAGCGTGTGTTCTTTCAATGTTCTGCATAAATACAAAACAGTATTTCGTTCCACATCAAAGCCAGTCAGAAGCTTGTCGCATACAATTAAAATTTCAGGACCACTACCGGAATCAAAACGATCAATAATGGAATTGTTATAGTTCTCTTCGGACCCGTATCTTTCCATCATTTTTTTCCAGAACTTGGCCACACGATCGGTAGGTTCTTCATCAACCTCGCTGTAGCCTTCGCGTTCATCTGGACCCGAAATAATGACTTCCGACGATACAAGGCCTATTTCTTTAAGAAATTCATGATAAAGGACAGCAGTATCTTTACTCGGGGCTACCAACTGTGCTTTAAACGGAGTTTCCTGCCAGTTTGCTCGGAAATGCTCACTGATATCAAAGGCCCGCATATAAATGACTTGTTCGGCCTTGTTGAGCATATCTGCGCGGGCGTACTTTT from Fibrobacter sp. UWR4 includes the following:
- a CDS encoding urease accessory protein UreE, with translation MIADKILGNIHHGNEVPSKTVVDIPFEWFELDKHRIFKVADDGTELGIQIEESLSDGDVLAVSPDKIYVVKINKAKLVRIPVKTMEDMGRLGFELGNRHLSLQITEKDVTIPYDEPTFEYLARLGFFPQVVEDVFSDYIVCKAHGASNGHPHSHGHDHNEHGHHHEHHH
- a CDS encoding urease accessory protein UreF — encoded protein: MLATLRMIQVCDSLFPIGAFTLSNGLETLIANKTITNGETLQEYVSSFLNVLPYNDLGVMMLSYDHAADFDYIQNLDSFSMALKAPEEVRTGSKKLCSRFLKIYGEFEGAKNNCFPSLDFYRDEVLKNGSCIGNHAIAIGLFANDIGLNKEEAASIYTYSLLNAIVTNGVKMIPLSQMVGQKILSNSQKKIIQAVQRACTLDMDDLGVGGTGIDIAGMKHEELYSRLYMS
- the ureG gene encoding urease accessory protein UreG, which translates into the protein MSYVKIGVGGPVGSGKTALIERLTRKMSKEYSICVVTNDIYTKEDAEFLIKNSALPPERIVGVETGGCPHTAIREDCSMNLEAVDEMARKFPDVQIIFIESGGDNLSATFSPDLADASIYVIDVAQGEKIPRKGGPGVMRSDLLVINKTDLAPLVGASLEVMARDSERMREGRKYLFTNLMSMDGVDDVIAWIKKAVLFEGI
- a CDS encoding urease accessory protein UreD, giving the protein MTEIGDAFYTSPYKVMHPFHNGKHSDIMMMAASAGLLGGDHFSLQLEFGEGSDATFLSQSYEKVFNTDGKIASKDIVINVGADARVNYMPYPAIPFAGSNYQSTARVQIHPSATFYYTDIFTCGRTGMGEFFAMEKFQSKSRFYVGEHLAFADHTLIDPKKFDYTKIGFWGNYTHNGMFFAYSPEKEMLIQLKEKVRDMGKSFDGVIGTSFAEKGIIIRALAMRGETIWELFKNFN
- a CDS encoding M48 family metallopeptidase, coding for MNNEYRIAYGDRQISYRIAFCERKTMEISVLPDQSVEVKAPVGSSQDLVAAKVKKRAAWIVEKQDWFAKFPQKSSPRQYLSGETHLYLGRRYRLKIEILDACEQCNKPVKISGGFVVVSARQDNPHTVKKLLDEWLREKAVLNFGKILDFYKVKYAVKTPLQMQVRFMKTRWGSLSKGGILTLNSKLIAAPKECIEYVIVHELCHLVHNDHGKAFYRLLERRMPDWEMRKMKLEGVKC